A window of Kribbella voronezhensis genomic DNA:
GCCGACCAGGTTCAGTACGGCGGACAGCGCGACGGCGACCTTGGGTCTGAGTGCTCCGGTGGCGATCGACGTCGCCATCGCGTTCGCGGTGTCGTGGAAGCCGTTGGTGAAGTCGAACACGAGCGCGGTGACGATCACCACGACGACGAGGAACGACAGATCCATCACGATCACATCCCGGAACTGGGCGGCGGTCAGGAGAACGCTCTCGACGCTAAGGCCCCGGGGTTAATTCGCCGTGAACTACTCAAAAGCTGAACTGCCCGTACTACGAACCGCCGGTGCCGCGGTACTGCGCGTTGCCCGCGGCAGCCGGCTACTCCAGGATCAGGTGCGCCAGTCCGTAGACGCCGGCCGCGACCAGGCCGGCCGCCGGGATGGTCAGGACCCACGCGGCGACGATGCCCTTCGCGACACCCCAGCGGACCGCGGACAGCCGCTTGGTGGCGCCGGCGCCCATCACAGCGGAGGTGATGGTGTGGGTGGTGGAGACGGGCGCGTGCAGCCCGATCGCCATCACGTACAGCACGGTCGCGGCGACCGCCTCGGACGCGAACCCGCGCGCCGGATCCAGGTGGATGATGCGCCGGCCGAGCGTGCGCATGATCCGCCAGCCGCCCGAGTAGGTGCCGAGCGAGATCGCGGTGGCGGCGGCGAACTTCACCCAGATCGGGATCCCGTCCTCCTTGCTCACGTGACCGGTGGTCAGCAGCGCGAGGAACATCACGCCCATCGTCTTCTGCGCGTCCTGCAGACCGTGTCCGAGCGACATCGCCGCGGCCGACACCGACTGGGCCAGCCGGAAGCCGCGGGTCGTCCGGCCGGGGTTGCTGCGCCGGAAGATCCACAGGATCGCCAGCATCAGCAGGAACGCGCCGAGGAACCCGATCGCGGGTGACAGGACCATCGGGATGACGACCTTGTCCACGATGCCGGCCCACAGCACGACGCTGGTCGAGGCGAGCCCGGCGCCGACCAGGCCGCCGATGAGGGCGTGCGAGGAGGAGGACGGCAGACCGAAGTACCAGGTGATCAGGTTCCAGCTGATGGCGCCGATCAGTGCGGCGATGACGACCACCAGCCCGTGCCGGCCCGACGGCAAGGTGATGACGCCCTTGCCGATCGTCTCGGCCACCTCGGTGCCCAGGAAGGCGCCGGCGAAGTTGAAGACCGCCGCCATCGCCAGCGCGACCCGCGGCGTCAGCGCGCGGGTCGAGACCGAGGTCGCGATCGCGTTGGCGGCGTCGTGGAAACCGTTCGTGTAGTCGAACGCCAGCGCGATGACGATGACGGCGACGACGAGCGCGAACTCCACGCTCAGCTCTCCTTGACGGCGATCTGTTCGACCGTGTTGGCGACGTGCTCGAAGGCGTCGATCGCGGCCTCCAGCAGGTCGACCACGGTCTTGTACTTCATCACCGTGAGCGCGTCGTACTCGCCGCTGAACAGCTTGGCGATGATCCGGCGGTGCACCGCGTCACCGGTGTTCTCCAGCCGGTTGACCTCGATCCAGTACTCCGCGAGGTCCTTCATCGTCCGCAGCCGCGGCATCGTCTCGGCGGTCAGCGCGCCCATTCGCTGCAGCACCTCGATCTGCTCGGCGACCTCGGCCGGCAGTTCACTGAGGTTGAAGAGGTGGACGGCGTCGACCGCCTCCTCCATGTAATCCATCACGTCGTCGAGGTCGGAGGCCAGCCGGTAGATGTCCTCGCGGTCGAACGGCGTGACGAAGGTCGAGTTGACGCGGCGGATGATCGAGTGTGTGGTCTCGTCCGCGGCGTGCTCGGCGTCCTTCATCTGGGCAGCGATCTGGTGGCTCGCGGACAGGCCGGATCCCGCCGTACTGCCGAGCAGTTCGGCAAGGATGCGGGATCCGTCCACCAGGTGGTTGGCGGACTCGGTGAAAAGGTCGTAGAACGTCGGGTCGTTCGGACGCAGACGTAACGGCACTTCAAGCTCCGGGTGAACGAGGGACAAACCGTGAACATGCTAGGGGCAACGGACCGCTGACGGAGCATCGGCGGTGTCAAGGTACCGCGAGATGATGAACACGTAGACTCAACACGACCAATCCGTGACCGATCAGTTTCAGCGAGTGATCACCGCGTAGAGGTCGAACAGGCCCACCAACAGCACCAGGCCGGCCGCGACCCGCAGTACGCGATCTGAGCCCAGGCCGCCTGGTTCGTGACGCAGATGGCGGTAGACGGCACTGACAGTGGCCCAGCAGGACAGGGCCAGCACAGTGACGACGATGCCGAGCCCGAGGCGTACGTCCGACGTACCGATACCGGAGGCCAGCAGCAGGATGCCGTTCGCGACCAGGCCGAGTGACGTTCGTTTCCAGGCGAGCAGGGTGCGTTCGGGCTGCAGCCCGGGCGGCTGGGTCATCGCAGCAGGCTGAACAACAGCCCGATCAGGCCGACCACGGCGATGGTTGCCCCCAGCACCAAAGGGATCCGGGTGACCGGCAGGCGCGCGCCGAGGCGCATCGCGTTCAGGTTGACCTGCCAGCGGCGGAAGGCGCCGACGGTCGTGACGATCCCGGCGGTCACCAGCACGATTCCGATCACCCGGCCCGGCCAGCGGGCACCGCCGAGGTTGAGGAACTGCGCGGCTGACAGTCCGCCCGCGTAGCAGGCCAAAGCGGTGCGCAGGTACGCCAGGTA
This region includes:
- a CDS encoding inorganic phosphate transporter — encoded protein: MEFALVVAVIVIALAFDYTNGFHDAANAIATSVSTRALTPRVALAMAAVFNFAGAFLGTEVAETIGKGVITLPSGRHGLVVVIAALIGAISWNLITWYFGLPSSSSHALIGGLVGAGLASTSVVLWAGIVDKVVIPMVLSPAIGFLGAFLLMLAILWIFRRSNPGRTTRGFRLAQSVSAAAMSLGHGLQDAQKTMGVMFLALLTTGHVSKEDGIPIWVKFAAATAISLGTYSGGWRIMRTLGRRIIHLDPARGFASEAVAATVLYVMAIGLHAPVSTTHTITSAVMGAGATKRLSAVRWGVAKGIVAAWVLTIPAAGLVAAGVYGLAHLILE
- a CDS encoding DUF47 domain-containing protein, with the protein product MPLRLRPNDPTFYDLFTESANHLVDGSRILAELLGSTAGSGLSASHQIAAQMKDAEHAADETTHSIIRRVNSTFVTPFDREDIYRLASDLDDVMDYMEEAVDAVHLFNLSELPAEVAEQIEVLQRMGALTAETMPRLRTMKDLAEYWIEVNRLENTGDAVHRRIIAKLFSGEYDALTVMKYKTVVDLLEAAIDAFEHVANTVEQIAVKES
- a CDS encoding DUF202 domain-containing protein encodes the protein MTQPPGLQPERTLLAWKRTSLGLVANGILLLASGIGTSDVRLGLGIVVTVLALSCWATVSAVYRHLRHEPGGLGSDRVLRVAAGLVLLVGLFDLYAVITR
- a CDS encoding YidH family protein, with translation MSQEEQQEQEPDYRFTLANERTYLAYLRTALACYAGGLSAAQFLNLGGARWPGRVIGIVLVTAGIVTTVGAFRRWQVNLNAMRLGARLPVTRIPLVLGATIAVVGLIGLLFSLLR